From the Xyrauchen texanus isolate HMW12.3.18 chromosome 37, RBS_HiC_50CHRs, whole genome shotgun sequence genome, one window contains:
- the rh50 gene encoding rh50-like protein, whose amino-acid sequence MKKKSTSLRVRLPALICTLEVLIVVLYALFVTYDDHANAVQQNNETKPLENSLYQNYPFFADIQVMIFVGFGCLLAFFRRYGFGGMAFNFLTATFTIQWAILVQGFFQFYYDGKIHLGVLNLINAEFACAVVLISFGAVLGKTSPVQLLVMAFLEIPVFVITEWVVLKYLRINDAGGSILIHLFACYFGLGVTFVLYRPSLNEGNPKEATSYQSDMLSVLGTLFLWVFWPSFNSALTFKGDDQHRAVLHTFIGLSASTITAFALSTMLSKNGKISMADVQNVTLAGGVTVGATVDMMISPAAAYILGILGCIACMLGYKYLSPFLAQRLRLQDQCGIHNLHGLTGLISSLAGICAILLASEETYGPSLYQTFSHRAPPEGDPQLLELQKLIPDLEAGLGRSAREQALFQVAAVFGTIAAAAVGGLLTGVVLKLPYLASPADENCFDDELFFNVPPDYTCVLNTPDLGSYVIKDTNKTDAN is encoded by the exons atgaagaaaaaatcgACAAGCTTGCGTGTTCGGCTTCCTGCTCTAATTTGTACTCTGGAGGTGTTGATTGTGGTCCTTTACGCTCTCTTTGTTACTTATGATGATCATGCTAATGCTGTTCAACAGAACAATGAGACAAAGCCATTAGAGAACTCATTATATCAGAACTATCCATTTTTTGCAGATATTCAGGTGATGATATTTGTTGGATTTGGCTGCCTTCTGGCCTTTTTCCGGCGGTATGGGTTTGGTGGCATGGCATTTAATTTCCTCACTGCCACGTTCACCATTCAATGGGCCATTCTGGTCCAGGGCTTCTTTCAGTTTTATTATGATGGGAAGATTCACCTCGGAGTGCTGAATCTGATCAATGCTGAGTTTGCCTGTGCCGTTGTACTAATCTCTTTTGGAGCAGTTTTGGGGAAGACCAGCCCTGTTCAGCTCCTg GTCATGGCCTTTCTTGAGATCCCTGTGTTTGTCATCACAGAATGGGTTGTATTGAAATACTTGAGGATCAATGATGCTGGTGGCTCTATCCTCATCCACCTGTTTGCCTGCTACTTTGGACTGGGTGTCACCTTCGTCCTGTACAGACCTAGCCTAAATGAGGGAAATCCAAAAGAGGCAACAAGTTACCAGTCAGATATGTTATCTGTGTTAGGAACACTGTTCCTCTGGGTGTTCTGGCCCTCTTTCAACTCAGCACTGACCTTTAAGGGTGATGACCAGCACCGAGCTGTTCTTCACACGTTCATTGGTCTCAGTGCCTCCACAATCACTGCCTTTGCTCTGTCCACCATGCTCAGCAAAAATGGTAAGATCAGCATGGCCGATGTGCAGAATGTAACATTGGCCGGTGGAGTAACTGTTGGTGCCACAGTGGACATGATGATTTCCCCAGCTGCTGCTTACATACTGGGGATCCTGGGATGCATAGCCTGCATGCTGGGGTACAAATATCTGAGCCCCTTTCTGGCACAGCGGTTGAGGCTGCAGGATCAGTGTGGCATACACAACCTGCATGGCTTGACGGGACTCATTTCCAGCCTAGCTGGAATCTGTGCCATCCTCCTCGCAAGTGAGGAAACCTACGGCCCCAGTCTCTACCAGACTTTCTCCCATCGGGCACCCCCGGAGGGAGACCCACAGCTCCTGGAGCTGCAGAAATTGATTCCAGATTTGGAGGCAGGTTTGGGGCGGAGTGCACGGGAACAGGCTCTGTTTCAGGTGGCGGCAGTGTTCGGGACCATTGCTGCGGCAGCAGTGGGGGGTTTGCTGACAGGTGTTGTCCTCAAACTACCGTACCTTGCTTCCCCAGCTGATGAGAACTGCTTTGATGATGAGCTCTTCTTCAATGTTCCTCCAGATTACACTTGTGTACTCAATACACCCGATCTGGGGTCCTATGTCATCAAAGACACAAACAAAACTGATGCTAACTAA